A genomic stretch from Longimicrobium sp. includes:
- the cysK gene encoding cysteine synthase A, whose protein sequence is MPRRRIYRDVTETFGDTPLIQLNRLSAGLPGRLVVKHEGYNPFNSVKDRIGAAMLDDAIESGRLRPGMIIVEPTSGNTGIGLAYAATARGYRCIFTMPDTMTVERRGMLRSLGAQIVLTEGAKGVKAAIARAEEIAGKLGDRAWIPRQFDNPANPRIHYRTTGPEIWEDTEGKIDVFVAGVGTGGTITGTGRYLKERKPELKVVAVEPAESPVLSGGQPSPHKQQGIGTGFVPGNLDTSVYDEVVQVTNDDAIATARRLAREEAIFAGISSGSITWAALQVAARPENEGKLIVSIICDFGERYLSNPVYAEIPDAEWWSEMKEAIAEPEPEPVPA, encoded by the coding sequence AACCGCCTGTCCGCCGGCCTGCCGGGGCGCCTCGTGGTGAAGCACGAGGGGTACAACCCCTTCAACTCGGTAAAGGACCGCATCGGCGCGGCCATGCTGGACGACGCGATCGAGAGCGGGCGGCTGCGACCGGGGATGATCATCGTGGAGCCCACCAGCGGCAACACGGGGATCGGGCTGGCATACGCCGCCACCGCGCGCGGCTACCGCTGCATCTTCACCATGCCCGACACGATGACGGTGGAGCGGCGCGGCATGCTGCGCTCGCTCGGTGCGCAGATCGTGCTGACGGAGGGGGCCAAGGGGGTGAAGGCCGCCATCGCCCGGGCGGAGGAGATCGCGGGGAAGCTGGGCGACCGCGCGTGGATCCCGCGCCAGTTCGACAACCCGGCCAACCCGCGCATCCACTACCGCACGACGGGGCCGGAGATCTGGGAGGACACGGAGGGGAAGATCGACGTCTTCGTGGCCGGCGTGGGAACGGGCGGAACGATCACCGGCACGGGGCGCTACCTGAAGGAACGCAAGCCGGAGCTGAAGGTGGTGGCCGTGGAGCCGGCGGAAAGCCCGGTGCTCTCGGGCGGGCAGCCGTCGCCGCACAAGCAGCAGGGGATCGGCACGGGGTTCGTTCCCGGCAACCTGGACACGTCGGTGTACGACGAGGTGGTTCAGGTGACGAACGACGACGCGATCGCCACCGCGCGGCGGCTGGCGCGCGAGGAGGCGATCTTCGCCGGCATCTCGTCGGGGTCCATCACCTGGGCGGCGCTGCAGGTGGCCGCGCGGCCGGAGAACGAGGGGAAGCTCATCGTGTCCATCATCTGCGACTTCGGCGAGCGCTACCTCTCCAACCCCGTGTACGCCGAGATCCCCGATGCGGAGTGGTGGAGCGAGATGAAGGAAGCCATCGCCGAGCCCGAGCCGGAACCCGTTCCGGCCTGA